A stretch of the Procambarus clarkii isolate CNS0578487 chromosome 47, FALCON_Pclarkii_2.0, whole genome shotgun sequence genome encodes the following:
- the LOC138350895 gene encoding mucin-1-like has product MALAEPVFAKLSSAPVRHGSAPVRHGSAPVRHNSAPVRHNSAPVRHNSAPVRHNSAPVRQQCARPTTVRPSDNSAPVRHNSAPVRHNSAPVRHNSAPVRHNSAPVRQQCARPTTVRPSDNSAPVRQQCARPTIVHPSDNSAPVRHSSAIQCIIL; this is encoded by the exons ATGGCGCTCGCAG AGCCTGTGTTCGCCAAGCTCAGCAGTGCGCCCGTCCGACACGGCAGTGCGCCCGTCCGACACGGCAGTGCGCCCGTCCGACACAACAGCGCGCCCGTCCGACACAACAGCGCGCCCGTCCGACACAACAGTGCGCCCGTCCGACACAACAGTGCGCCCGTCCGACAACAGTGCGCCCGTCCGACAACAGTGCGCCCGTCCGACAACAGTGCACCCGTCCGACACAACAGTGCGCCCGTCCGACACAACAGTGCGCCCGTCCGACACAACAGTGCGCCCGTCCGACACAACAGTGCGCCCGTCCGACAACAGTGCGCCCGTCCGACAACAGTGCGCCCGTCCGACAACAGTGCGCCCGTCCGACAACAGTGCGCCCGTCCGACAATAGTGCACCCGTCCGACAACAGTGCGCCCGTCCGACATAGCAGCGCGATACAGTGCATCATACTGTGA